In Patagioenas fasciata isolate bPatFas1 chromosome 2, bPatFas1.hap1, whole genome shotgun sequence, a single window of DNA contains:
- the LOC136098311 gene encoding ATPase family AAA domain-containing protein 2-like isoform X5 — protein sequence MLHLRCESRPQYWFVIQKQQLLHFVTTMTWNFSTFHLEKLYAVLCQCIYKHREDYDKTELMKEFSSGKTECFNGHCLRSMKKNMSSCSDSSFDKSMGILSENVNRRHFTRELAKLKSDEKNEYKEVTRTLKTRVETKATEQVHKENGDLEVRRSCRIRQSRYTTTNQSVLFDKLITNTAEAVLQKMDDMEKMRRRRVMEDLGVFHDAEEENLNRHSRVKKEMQRMDKEIATDQVISSEESEEKEDDDGEDTRRRYDLRQRKAVERYQAPLEKPKQHKTYFSGRTSPVRQGYSFRSARSQGFCFKKTNRRRHAVHNSDSTSSSSLSSSDEDEHSEPHRKHSRNRDLSRCLPLNFRKDDLKGIHKDRMKIGASLADVDPMQIDSSVRFDGVGGLSDHISALKEMVVFPLLYPEFFERFKIQPPRGCLFYGPPGTGKTLVARALANECSQGDRKIAFFMRKGADCLSKWVGEAERQLRLLFDQAYQMRPSIIFFDEIDGLAPVRSSKQDQIHSSIVSTLLALMDGLDSRGEIVVIGATNRLDSIDPALRRPGRFDREFLFSLPNKEARKEILQIHTRDWTPKPLDAFLEELAEKCVGYCGADIKSLCAEAALCALRRRYPQIYKSREKLLLDIASIKITAKDFVMAMQKIVPASQRAVASPGRALSPISKPLLENTLARILQALQRVFPQAELALKNDQQQDSSNHILRNYATDSDEESPSIFEEKSTQKTPGRQKEKFLSFSRNAYCQPTSCRPRFLLVGEPGYGQTSHLAPAVIHALETFPVYTLDLSVLFGSITTPEETCAQLMQEAQRTAPSIIYIPHIHLWWEAVGPTLKATFTTLLQNIPTFTPVLLLATSDVCHADLPKEIKELFINGDDEVFKVQLPSREERRMFFEDLILNQAAKPPATKSNAAWQTLEVLPVAPPPKPRQLTEEEVRKLEEQEENTLRELRIFLRDVTHRLAVDKRFRAFTKPVDPEEVPDYDTVIKQPMDLSAVLSKIDSHQYQTAGDFLKDIDLICNNALEYNPDKDPGDRLIRHRACMLRDTAYAIVREEMDEDFEQCCEEIQESRKKRGCSSSKYAPSYYHVMPKESSVPACKKTDPKCNEKMKVPAVPVDCSTPRLNDPSKRKRRRKKVSKIIAAKRRNFQFNKENKVPEDKNEEVDSDEDCPEKRISNMDRTEDESAQDSSMEENENIPQERHKHGNETKRGTENERERAFLVSRSASGKKSVILPEHSDLRKRSEMPDCQIIQSSGDEDSNDSWVHCMTQTRRSRVEEQRAIGVEKVLDILSQQVTVDYHELKQLLHFVTTMTKNFSIFHLEKLYAVLCQCIYKHREDYDKTELVKEMKKEISAFSYAQCT from the exons TCACCAGAACACTGAAGACCAGAGTTGAAACAAAAGCTACGGAACAAGTCCATAAAGAAAATGGGGATTTGGAGGTCCGCCGAAGCTGCAGAATTCGACAAAGTCGTTACACCACTACAAATCAATCTGTTTTGTTTGACAAACTTATAACAAA TACTGCCGAAGCAGTCTTGCAGAAAATGGATGACATGGAGAAGATGCGTAGACGGCGGGTGATGGAAGACCTTGGGGTGTTTCACGATGCAGAAGAA gaaaacCTCAATAGGCATTCCCGAgtaaagaaagaaatgcaaagaatGGACAAAGAAATAGCTACTGATCAAG TAATTTCATCAGAAGAAAGTGAAGAGAaggaagatgatgatggtgaAGACACGCGAAGGCGTTATGACTTGCGACAGAGGAAAGCTGTTGAGCGCTATCAAGCTCCATTGGAAA aaccaaaacaacacaagacGTATTTTTCAGGCCGCACTTCTCCTGTCAGACAGGGATATTCATTCAGAAGTGCTCGGTCACAAGGCTTTTGCTTCAAAAAAACTAACAG ACGGAGACACGCAGTCCACAACAGTGATTCCACATCCTCTTCCTCATTGTCCTCGTCTGATGAAGACGAGCATTCTGAGCCGCATAGGAAGCACAGCCGTAACAGAGACTTGAGCAG GTGTCTTCCCCTGAACTTCCGGAAAGATGATTTAAAAGGAATTCACAAGGATCGAATGAAAATAGGAGCGAGTCTGGCTGATGTTGATCCAATGCAAATAGATAGCTCA GTACGCTTTGATGGTGTGGGTGGCCTTTCTGATCACATCTCAGCTTTAAAAGAGATGGTTGTTTTTCCATTGCTTTACCCAGAATTCTTTGAGAGATTCAAAATTCAGCCTCCAAG GGGCTGTCTATTCTATGGTCCACCAGGAACTGGAAAGACACTGGTTGCTCGTGCACTTGCTAATGAATGTAGCCAAGGTGACAGGAAAATAGCCTTTTTTATGAGAAAAGGTGCTGACTGCCTGAGTAAATGGGTGGGAGAAGCTGAACGACAACTTCGTTTATTATTTGATCAG GCCTACCAGATGCGACcttcaattattttctttgatGAGATAGATGGTCTTGCCCCTGTGCGGTCCAGCAAACAAGACCAAATTCATAG CTCCATTGTATCAACACTTCTGGCACTTATGGATGGCTTAGACAGCAGAGGAGAGATTGTGGTAATCGGAGCCACCAACAGACTGGATTCCATAGATCCCGCTTTACGAAGACCCGGACGCTTTGATCGAGAGTTCCTCTTCAGCTTGCCAAATAAAGAG gctagAAAAGAGATTTTGCAGATTCACACACGAGACTGGACCCCTAAGCCATTGGACGCGTTTCTTGAAGAGCTGGCCGAAAAATGTGTTG GATACTGCGGTGCTGACATTAAATCCTTGTGCGCTGAAGCTGCCCTCTGTGCTTTGCGACGCCGCTATCCTCAGATATACAAGAGTAGAGAGAAACTGCTGTTAGATATCGCTTCtattaaaataacagcaaaagaTTTTGTTATGGCTATGCAGAAGATTGTTCCGGCTTCACAGAGGGCTGTGGCTTCACCTGGGCGAGCACTATCACCTATTTCAAAGCCGCTGCTTGAAAACACACTAGCAAGAATTCTACAAGCCTTGCAGAGAGTATTTCCCCAGGCAGAGCTTGCACTAAAGAACGACCAACAGCAAG ACAGTTCAAAtcatattttaagaaattatGCGACTGACAGTGATGAGGAATCACCATCAATCTTTGAAGAAAAGTCAACACAGAAAACACCTGGTagacaaaaggaaaaattccTCAGTTTTAGCAG AAATGCTTATTGCCAGCCAACATCTTGCAGGCCACGGTTCTTACTAGTTGGAGAACCAGGATATGGGCAAACTTCTCATTTGGCACCTGCCGTAATACATGCCCTGGAGACGTTTCCAGTCTATACACTAGACTTATCTGTTTTGTTTGGTAGCATCACAACACCAGAAGAAACATGTGCACAG TTGATGCAAGAAGCTCAAAGAACAGCACCAAGCATCATTTATATCCCACATATCCATTTGTGGTGGGAGGCTGTTGGACCTACGTTGAAAGCTACTTTTACAACACTACTGCAGAACATTCCAACGTTTACTCCAGTTTTGCTACTTGCGACATCTGATGTGTGTCACGCAGATCTCCCTAAAGAG ATAAAAGAATTGTTTATTAATGGTGATGATGAAGTTTTCAAAGTCCAGTTGCCTAGTagggaagaaagaagaatgtTTTTTGAGGACTTAATTTTAAATCAAGCTGCTAAACCTCCTGCGACAAAAAGCAACGCAG CTTGGCAGACACTGGAAGTGCTGCCTGTAGCACCGCCGCCTAAGCCTCGACAGCTGACAGAGGAAGAAGTAAGAAAGCTGGAGGAGCAAGAGGAGAATACGTTGCGTGAACTCAGGATTTTCTTAAGGGATGTGACTCATAGACTTGCTGTTGACAAACGTTTCAGAGCATTTACAAAGCCTGTTGACCCAGAGGAG GTACCCGATTATGACACGGTTATTAAACAGCCCATGGACCTGTCGGCAGTTCTCTCCAAGATTGACTCGCACCAGTACCAAACTGCAGGAGATTTTCTAAAAGACATCGATCTAATCTGTAACAATGCTTTAGAGTACAACCCAGATAAAGATCCCGGAG ATCGTCTGATTAGGCACAGAGCTTGCATGTTGAGAGACACTGCATACGCCATAGTGAGGGAAGAAATGGATGAAGATTTTGAACAATGCTGTGAAGAAATTCAAGAATCTCGCAAGAAAAGAG GTTGTAGCTCTTCAAAGTATGCTCCCTCTTACTACCATGTAATGCCAAAGGAGAGCTCTGTTCCTGCGTGTAAGAAAACAGACCCAAAGTGTAACGAAAAGATGAAGGTGCCAGCAGTGCCTGTGGATTGCAGTACACCCCGCTTGAACG ATCCATCAAAAAGAAAACGCAGAAGGAAAAAAGTCTCTAAAATTATTGCAGCAAAGAGGAGGAATTTTCAGTTCAATAAGGAGAATAAAGTTCCGGAAGACAAAAATGAAGAAGTAGATAGTGATGAAGACTGTCCAGAGAAACGCATTTCTAACATGGATCGCACTGAAGATGAGTCCGCACAGGATTCTTctatggaagaaaatgaaaacataccTCAAGAACGACACAAACATGGGAATGAAACTAAACGtgggacagaaaatgaaagagagaggGCTTTCCTTGTGTCCAGATCTGCTTCTGGAAAGAAGAGTGTCATACTTCCTGAACATTCAGACCTGAGAAAGCGGAGTGAAATGCCGGATTGTCAAATAATACAAAGTTCTGGAGACGAAGATTCAAATG ATTCGTGGGTACACTGTATGACTCAGACCAGACGCTCCCGGGTAGAAGAGCAACGGGCGATAGGTGTCGAGAAAGTATTGGATATTCTCAGCCAGCAAGTGACTGTGGATTACCATGAGCTCAAA caactGTTGCACTTTGTCACTACGATGACTAAGAACTTCAGTATATTTCACTTGGAAAAGCTCTATGCTGTTCTTTGTCAGTGTATTTACAAACATCGGGAAGATTATGACAAAACTGAATTAGTGAAG gaaatgaagaaagaaatttcAGCCTTCAGTTATGCTCAGTGTACTTGA
- the LOC136098311 gene encoding ATPase family AAA domain-containing protein 2-like isoform X4: MLHLRCESRPQYWFVIQKQQLLHFVTTMTWNFSTFHLEKLYAVLCQCIYKHREDYDKTELMKEFSSGKTECFNGHCLRSMKKNMSSCSDSSFDKSMGILSENVNRRHFTRELAKLKSDEKNEYKEVTRTLKTRVETKATEQVHKENGDLEVRRSCRIRQSRYTTTNQSVLFDKLITNTAEAVLQKMDDMEKMRRRRVMEDLGVFHDAEEENLNRHSRVKKEMQRMDKEIATDQGDIVVISSEESEEKEDDDGEDTRRRYDLRQRKAVERYQAPLEKPKQHKTYFSGRTSPVRQGYSFRSARSQGFCFKKTNRRRHAVHNSDSTSSSSLSSSDEDEHSEPHRKHSRNRDLSRCLPLNFRKDDLKGIHKDRMKIGASLADVDPMQIDSSVRFDGVGGLSDHISALKEMVVFPLLYPEFFERFKIQPPRGCLFYGPPGTGKTLVARALANECSQGDRKIAFFMRKGADCLSKWVGEAERQLRLLFDQAYQMRPSIIFFDEIDGLAPVRSSKQDQIHSSIVSTLLALMDGLDSRGEIVVIGATNRLDSIDPALRRPGRFDREFLFSLPNKEARKEILQIHTRDWTPKPLDAFLEELAEKCVGYCGADIKSLCAEAALCALRRRYPQIYKSREKLLLDIASIKITAKDFVMAMQKIVPASQRAVASPGRALSPISKPLLENTLARILQALQRVFPQAELALKNDQQQDSSNHILRNYATDSDEESPSIFEEKSTQKTPGRQKEKFLSFSRNAYCQPTSCRPRFLLVGEPGYGQTSHLAPAVIHALETFPVYTLDLSVLFGSITTPEETCAQLMQEAQRTAPSIIYIPHIHLWWEAVGPTLKATFTTLLQNIPTFTPVLLLATSDVCHADLPKEIKELFINGDDEVFKVQLPSREERRMFFEDLILNQAAKPPATKSNAAWQTLEVLPVAPPPKPRQLTEEEVRKLEEQEENTLRELRIFLRDVTHRLAVDKRFRAFTKPVDPEEVPDYDTVIKQPMDLSAVLSKIDSHQYQTAGDFLKDIDLICNNALEYNPDKDPGDRLIRHRACMLRDTAYAIVREEMDEDFEQCCEEIQESRKKRGCSSSKYAPSYYHVMPKESSVPACKKTDPKCNEKMKVPAVPVDCSTPRLNDPSKRKRRRKKVSKIIAAKRRNFQFNKENKVPEDKNEEVDSDEDCPEKRISNMDRTEDESAQDSSMEENENIPQERHKHGNETKRGTENERERAFLVSRSASGKKSVILPEHSDLRKRSEMPDCQIIQSSGDEDSNDSWVHCMTQTRRSRVEEQRAIGVEKVLDILSQQVTVDYHELKQLLHFVTTMTKNFSIFHLEKLYAVLCQCIYKHREDYDKTELVKEMKKEISAFSYAQCT, translated from the exons TCACCAGAACACTGAAGACCAGAGTTGAAACAAAAGCTACGGAACAAGTCCATAAAGAAAATGGGGATTTGGAGGTCCGCCGAAGCTGCAGAATTCGACAAAGTCGTTACACCACTACAAATCAATCTGTTTTGTTTGACAAACTTATAACAAA TACTGCCGAAGCAGTCTTGCAGAAAATGGATGACATGGAGAAGATGCGTAGACGGCGGGTGATGGAAGACCTTGGGGTGTTTCACGATGCAGAAGAA gaaaacCTCAATAGGCATTCCCGAgtaaagaaagaaatgcaaagaatGGACAAAGAAATAGCTACTGATCAAGGTGACATTGTAG TAATTTCATCAGAAGAAAGTGAAGAGAaggaagatgatgatggtgaAGACACGCGAAGGCGTTATGACTTGCGACAGAGGAAAGCTGTTGAGCGCTATCAAGCTCCATTGGAAA aaccaaaacaacacaagacGTATTTTTCAGGCCGCACTTCTCCTGTCAGACAGGGATATTCATTCAGAAGTGCTCGGTCACAAGGCTTTTGCTTCAAAAAAACTAACAG ACGGAGACACGCAGTCCACAACAGTGATTCCACATCCTCTTCCTCATTGTCCTCGTCTGATGAAGACGAGCATTCTGAGCCGCATAGGAAGCACAGCCGTAACAGAGACTTGAGCAG GTGTCTTCCCCTGAACTTCCGGAAAGATGATTTAAAAGGAATTCACAAGGATCGAATGAAAATAGGAGCGAGTCTGGCTGATGTTGATCCAATGCAAATAGATAGCTCA GTACGCTTTGATGGTGTGGGTGGCCTTTCTGATCACATCTCAGCTTTAAAAGAGATGGTTGTTTTTCCATTGCTTTACCCAGAATTCTTTGAGAGATTCAAAATTCAGCCTCCAAG GGGCTGTCTATTCTATGGTCCACCAGGAACTGGAAAGACACTGGTTGCTCGTGCACTTGCTAATGAATGTAGCCAAGGTGACAGGAAAATAGCCTTTTTTATGAGAAAAGGTGCTGACTGCCTGAGTAAATGGGTGGGAGAAGCTGAACGACAACTTCGTTTATTATTTGATCAG GCCTACCAGATGCGACcttcaattattttctttgatGAGATAGATGGTCTTGCCCCTGTGCGGTCCAGCAAACAAGACCAAATTCATAG CTCCATTGTATCAACACTTCTGGCACTTATGGATGGCTTAGACAGCAGAGGAGAGATTGTGGTAATCGGAGCCACCAACAGACTGGATTCCATAGATCCCGCTTTACGAAGACCCGGACGCTTTGATCGAGAGTTCCTCTTCAGCTTGCCAAATAAAGAG gctagAAAAGAGATTTTGCAGATTCACACACGAGACTGGACCCCTAAGCCATTGGACGCGTTTCTTGAAGAGCTGGCCGAAAAATGTGTTG GATACTGCGGTGCTGACATTAAATCCTTGTGCGCTGAAGCTGCCCTCTGTGCTTTGCGACGCCGCTATCCTCAGATATACAAGAGTAGAGAGAAACTGCTGTTAGATATCGCTTCtattaaaataacagcaaaagaTTTTGTTATGGCTATGCAGAAGATTGTTCCGGCTTCACAGAGGGCTGTGGCTTCACCTGGGCGAGCACTATCACCTATTTCAAAGCCGCTGCTTGAAAACACACTAGCAAGAATTCTACAAGCCTTGCAGAGAGTATTTCCCCAGGCAGAGCTTGCACTAAAGAACGACCAACAGCAAG ACAGTTCAAAtcatattttaagaaattatGCGACTGACAGTGATGAGGAATCACCATCAATCTTTGAAGAAAAGTCAACACAGAAAACACCTGGTagacaaaaggaaaaattccTCAGTTTTAGCAG AAATGCTTATTGCCAGCCAACATCTTGCAGGCCACGGTTCTTACTAGTTGGAGAACCAGGATATGGGCAAACTTCTCATTTGGCACCTGCCGTAATACATGCCCTGGAGACGTTTCCAGTCTATACACTAGACTTATCTGTTTTGTTTGGTAGCATCACAACACCAGAAGAAACATGTGCACAG TTGATGCAAGAAGCTCAAAGAACAGCACCAAGCATCATTTATATCCCACATATCCATTTGTGGTGGGAGGCTGTTGGACCTACGTTGAAAGCTACTTTTACAACACTACTGCAGAACATTCCAACGTTTACTCCAGTTTTGCTACTTGCGACATCTGATGTGTGTCACGCAGATCTCCCTAAAGAG ATAAAAGAATTGTTTATTAATGGTGATGATGAAGTTTTCAAAGTCCAGTTGCCTAGTagggaagaaagaagaatgtTTTTTGAGGACTTAATTTTAAATCAAGCTGCTAAACCTCCTGCGACAAAAAGCAACGCAG CTTGGCAGACACTGGAAGTGCTGCCTGTAGCACCGCCGCCTAAGCCTCGACAGCTGACAGAGGAAGAAGTAAGAAAGCTGGAGGAGCAAGAGGAGAATACGTTGCGTGAACTCAGGATTTTCTTAAGGGATGTGACTCATAGACTTGCTGTTGACAAACGTTTCAGAGCATTTACAAAGCCTGTTGACCCAGAGGAG GTACCCGATTATGACACGGTTATTAAACAGCCCATGGACCTGTCGGCAGTTCTCTCCAAGATTGACTCGCACCAGTACCAAACTGCAGGAGATTTTCTAAAAGACATCGATCTAATCTGTAACAATGCTTTAGAGTACAACCCAGATAAAGATCCCGGAG ATCGTCTGATTAGGCACAGAGCTTGCATGTTGAGAGACACTGCATACGCCATAGTGAGGGAAGAAATGGATGAAGATTTTGAACAATGCTGTGAAGAAATTCAAGAATCTCGCAAGAAAAGAG GTTGTAGCTCTTCAAAGTATGCTCCCTCTTACTACCATGTAATGCCAAAGGAGAGCTCTGTTCCTGCGTGTAAGAAAACAGACCCAAAGTGTAACGAAAAGATGAAGGTGCCAGCAGTGCCTGTGGATTGCAGTACACCCCGCTTGAACG ATCCATCAAAAAGAAAACGCAGAAGGAAAAAAGTCTCTAAAATTATTGCAGCAAAGAGGAGGAATTTTCAGTTCAATAAGGAGAATAAAGTTCCGGAAGACAAAAATGAAGAAGTAGATAGTGATGAAGACTGTCCAGAGAAACGCATTTCTAACATGGATCGCACTGAAGATGAGTCCGCACAGGATTCTTctatggaagaaaatgaaaacataccTCAAGAACGACACAAACATGGGAATGAAACTAAACGtgggacagaaaatgaaagagagaggGCTTTCCTTGTGTCCAGATCTGCTTCTGGAAAGAAGAGTGTCATACTTCCTGAACATTCAGACCTGAGAAAGCGGAGTGAAATGCCGGATTGTCAAATAATACAAAGTTCTGGAGACGAAGATTCAAATG ATTCGTGGGTACACTGTATGACTCAGACCAGACGCTCCCGGGTAGAAGAGCAACGGGCGATAGGTGTCGAGAAAGTATTGGATATTCTCAGCCAGCAAGTGACTGTGGATTACCATGAGCTCAAA caactGTTGCACTTTGTCACTACGATGACTAAGAACTTCAGTATATTTCACTTGGAAAAGCTCTATGCTGTTCTTTGTCAGTGTATTTACAAACATCGGGAAGATTATGACAAAACTGAATTAGTGAAG gaaatgaagaaagaaatttcAGCCTTCAGTTATGCTCAGTGTACTTGA